Proteins encoded in a region of the Mixophyes fleayi isolate aMixFle1 unplaced genomic scaffold, aMixFle1.hap1 Scaffold_376, whole genome shotgun sequence genome:
- the LOC142133266 gene encoding segment polarity protein dishevelled homolog DVL-2 → MSGSFPVYPGSTSMSSMTSSTSVTETELSHALPPVSLFSLSVHTDLASVVKVMASPESGLEVRDRMWLKITIPNAFLGSDVVDWLYHHVEGFQDRREARKFASNLLKAGFIRHTVNKITFSEQCYYIFGDLTGCENYMANLSLNDNDGSSGASDQDTLAPLPLPGASPWPLLPTFSYQYPAPHPYSAQPPAYHELSSYSYGLGTAGSQHSEGSRSSGSTRSDGGRGVQKEDRSAGGGGDSKSGSGSESEYSTRSGLRRSGEAGPPSERSTSSRTHHHAPSIHSYPTPGVPLSYNPMMLMMMPPPPLPPPSSCPPSSVPPGAPPLVRDLASVPPELTASRQSFHMAMGNPSEFFVDVM, encoded by the exons ATGAGCGGATCATTCCCAGTGTACCCTGGGAGCACATCAATGAGTAGCATGACATCGAGCACCTCCGTGACAGAGACAGAGC TCTCGCATGCACTCCCTCCAgtgtctctcttcagtctctCCGTGCATACTGATTTGGCTTCTGTAGTAAAGGTCATGGCCTCTCCAGAATCCGGCCTGGAAGTGCGGGATCGTATGTGGCTGAAGATCACCATTCCCAACGCCTTCCTTG GCTCTGATGTGGTAGATTGGCTATATCACCACGTTGAGGGATTCCAGGACCGGCGAGAGGCTCGCAAATTTGCCAGTAATTTGCTGAAAGCGGGATTCATCCGTCACACTGTAAACAAGATCACGTTTTCTGAGCAGTGTTACTACATCTTCGGGGACCTTACCGGCTGTGAGAATT ATATGGCCAATCTCTCTCTGAATGATAATGATGGATCGAGTGGTGCCTCTGATCAGGATACACTGGCTCCTCTCCCTCTACCTGGAGCATCACCATGGCCTCTACTCCCTACCTTCTCCTATCAGTATCCAGCCCCTCATCCATACAGTGCTCAGCCGCCTGCCTACCATGAGCTTTCATCTTACAGCTATGGTCTGGGGACTGCGGGAAGCCAGCACAGTGAAG GGAGCAGGAGCAGTGGGTCTACGCGTAGCGATGGTGGTcgtggggtacagaaagaagataGATCTGCAGGTGGTGGAGGAGACTCTAAATCTGGATCTGGTAGCGAGTCTGAATACTCAACTCGTAGTGGCCTGAGGAGAAGCGGGGAAGCCGGTCCTCCCAGCGAGCGCTCTACGTCGTCTCGTACTCACCACCACGCTCCCTCTATTCACTCATACCCTACTCCAGGTGTCCCTTTGTCCTATAACCCCATGATGCTTATGATGATGCCACCACCTCCCCTTCCTCCACCTTCTTCCTGCCCTCCTTCTTCTGTCCCGCCTGGAGCACCTCCCCTTGTTCGTGACCTTGCCTCTGTTCCTCCAGAGCTGACTGCTAGCCGCCAGTCCTTCCACATGGCCATGGGTAACCCCAGCGAGTTCTTTGTCGATGTCATGTGA